A single window of Ornithorhynchus anatinus isolate Pmale09 chromosome 3, mOrnAna1.pri.v4, whole genome shotgun sequence DNA harbors:
- the TALDO1 gene encoding transaldolase, with product MAASPVKRQRMESALDQLRQHTTVVADTGDFNAIEEYKPQDATTNPSLILAAAQMPAYQKLVDDAVDYGKKLGGSQEEQVKNASDKLFVLFGAEILKKIPGRVSTEVDARLSFDKDEMVKRARRLVDLYKEAGIGKDRILVKLSSTWEGIQAGKTLEEEHGIHCNMTLLFSFAQAVACAEAGVTLISPFVGRILDWHVANSDKKSYEPSEDPGVKSVTRIYNYYKKFGYKTIVMGASFRNTGEIKALTGCDYLTISPKLLGELLKDTSKLTPALTVKEAQASDLEKIHLDEKAFRWQHNEDQMAVEKLSDGIRKFAADAVKLDGMLKERMFSAENGK from the exons ATGGCCGCCTCCCCCGTCAAGCGCCAGAGGATGGAGTCGGCGCTGGACCAGCTGAGGCAGCACACCACCGTCGTGGCCGACACCGGGGACTTCAAcg CCATCGAAGAGTACAAGCCCCAGGATGCCACCACAAACCCGTCCCTCATACTGGCCGCTGCCCAGATGCCCGCCTACCAGAAACTCGTGGACGACGCGGTGGACTATGGGAAGAAGCTGGGGGG ATCTCAAGAGGAACAGGTCAAGAATGCCAGCGACAAGCTTTTCGTCCTGTTCGGGGCCGAGATCCTGAAGAAGATCCCCGGCCGGGTGTCCACAGAAGTCGACGCGAG GCTGTCTTTCGACAAGGATGAGATGGTGAAGAGAGCCAGGCGCCTCGTCGACCTGTACAAGGAGGCGGGAATCGGCAAGGACCGCATCCTCGTCAAGCTGTCGTCCACGTGGGAAGGGATCCAGGCCGGGAA GACCCTGGAGGAGGAGCACGGGATCCACTGCAACATGACCCTGCTGTTCTCCTTCGCCCAGGCCGTGGCCTGCGCCGAGGCGGGCGTCACCCTCATCTCGCCCTTCGTCGGCCGCATCCTGGACTGGCACGTGGCCAACTCGGACAAGAAGTCCTACGAgccgtcagaggacccgg GAGTGAAAAGCGTCACCAGGATCTACAATTACTACAAAAAGTTCGGGTACAAGACGATCGTGATGGGGGCTTCCTTCCGCAACACCGGCGAGATCAAGGCCCTGACGGGGTGCGACTACCTCACCATCTCCCCGAAGCTCCTGGGGGAGCTCCTCAAGGACACTTCCAAGCTGACGCCCGCGCTCACCGTCAAGGAGG CCCAGGCTAGTGACTTAGAGAAGATCCACCTGGACGAGAAGGCCTTCCGCTGGCAGCACAACGAGGACCAGATGGCCGTGGAGAAACTCTCCGACGGGATCCGCAAATTCGCCGCCGACGCCGTGAAGCTGGACGGGATGTTGAAG GAACGGATGTTCAGCGCCGAAAATGGGAAATGA
- the LOC100082788 gene encoding serine/Arginine-related protein 53-like, with amino-acid sequence MGRRPLDSEEERPSRRRRPRSRRRRSSSRSSSGGRKPLQKEEGRESRSKSRPWSGDLRAGSRSHEKRRRRRSSSSSSHGSRRKRSRSRSRGRGKSGRSGGDRREKKSGRARSRSSRGTGRERRRGRDKEQPEKEREKGKDAELPKPTLGDSGNLRIGLERPVPAKARLVPEAAPEADEVLTANVRGEEEAQRKIREDQATLGEQVKRIKEIEAVESDSFVQQTFRSSRGVKKASKCGQKSECATSVVVFADLSIGEKDAGAIPTSIKYHDDDSLAHPNLFVEKAKADEEWFKRLITLRRERLMGSPVA; translated from the coding sequence ATGGGACGTCGGCCACTAGACTCTGAAGAAGAAAGGCCAAGCCGGAGAAGAAGGCCACGAAGCCGGCGACGACGTTCGTCGTCCAGGAGTTCTTCAGGCGGGAGGAAGCCCCTCcagaaggaggagggcagggaatcgAGGTCGAAGTCAAGGCCTTGGTCTGGAGATCTAAGGGCCGGTTCCCGTTCGCACGAAAAAAGGCGGAGACGCCGATCGAGCAGCAGCTCTTCTCACGGATCCAGAAGGAAACGCAGCAGAAGCCGTTCGAGGGGACGGGGGAAATCTGGTAGATCcgggggggacaggagggaaaagaagtCAGGAAGGGCCCGGAGCCGGAGCAGCAGAGGAACGGGTCGAGAACGGCGTAGAGGCAGAGATAAAGAACAAcctgaaaaggagagggagaaagggaaagatgcGGAATTGCCCAAGCCGACGCTTGGGGATTCGGGAAACCTCAGGATTGGGTTGGAGCGGCCGGTCCCCGCCAAAGCCAGGTTGGTTCCCGAAGCTGCTCCAGAGGCAGACGAAGTCCTGACGGCTAATGTAAGAGGTGAGGAAGAAGCGCAAAGGAAAATAAGAGAAGACCAAGCCACGCTGGGAGAGCAAGTGAAACGAATAAAGGAAATTGAAGCCGTTGAAAGCGACTCCTTTGTCCAGCAGACATTCAGATCAAGTAGAGGAGTCAAGAAGGCATCTAAATGTGGACAGAAGAGTGAATGTGCAACGTCGGTGGTGGTGTTTGCTGACCTGTCCATCGGTGAGAAAGACGCCGGTGCCATTCCTACGTCTATCAAGTACCACGACGATGATTCCCTCGCCCATCCAAACCTATTTGTTGAGAAGGCCAAAGCAGATGAAGAGTGGTTCAAGCGATTAATTACCCTTAGGCGAGAAAGACTGATGGGCAGTCCTGTGGCCTAA